The following coding sequences are from one Carassius auratus strain Wakin unplaced genomic scaffold, ASM336829v1 scaf_tig00217347, whole genome shotgun sequence window:
- the LOC113100743 gene encoding 60S ribosomal protein L10a, with translation MSKVSRDTLYEAVREVQAGSRLKKRKFLETVELQISLKNYDPQKDKRFSGTVRLKTTPRPKFSVCILGDQQHCDEAKAAELPHMDIEALKKLNKNKKLVKKLAKKYDAFLASESLIKQIPRILGPGLNKAGKFPSLLTHNENLATKVDEVKSTIKFQMKKVLCLAVAVGHVRMTEEELVYNIHLAVNFLVSLLKKNWQNVRALYIKSTMGKPQRLY, from the exons ATGAG caaGGTCTCAAGAGACACTTTGTACGAGGCTGTTCGGGAGGTCCAGGCTGGTTCCCGTCTTAAGAAGCGAAA GTTTCTTGAGACTGTGGAGCTGCAGATCAGCTTGAAGAACTACGATCCCCAGAAGGACAAGCGATTCTCAGGCACTGTCAG GCTGAAGACCACCCCACGGCCCAAGTTCTCCGTGTGCATCCTTGGTGACCAGCAGCATTGTGATGAAGCCAAGGCCGCTGAGCTTCCACACATGGACATCGAGGCTCTTAAAAAGCTCAACAAGAACAAGAAACTGGTCAAGAAGCTGG CAAAGAAATACGATGCTTTCCTGGCTTCTGAGTCTCTGATCAAGCAGATTCCTCGTATCCTGGGACCTGGCCTCAACAAGGCAGGAAAGTTCCCCTCTCTGCTCACCCATAACGAGAACCTGGCCACCAAGGTGGATGAAGTGAAATCAACCATCAAATTCCAGATGAAGAAG GTTCTGTGTCTGGCTGTGGCTGTTGGTCACGTCAGGATGACGGAGGAAGAGCTGGTCTACAACATCCACCTGGCTGTGAACTTCCTGGTGTCTCTGCTGAAGAAGAACTGGCAGAACGTGAGAGCGCTCTACATCAAGAGCACCATGGGAAAGCCACAGCGCCTCTATTAG
- the LOC113100744 gene encoding innate immunity activator protein-like isoform X3 codes for MDCKEEISDSDSGIILNSGPDSPTSPVKDLSTHTRAMRLKQQALEDRLELCVLELKKLCIREAELTGKLPPEYPLLPDEKPPQVRRRIGATFKLDEGFISQDGEESELHALEADLALQRQIYEAARKLSLEEHISKPVKKSRLQQCKREEKKLKELQDAILKHRINHGCVSPQTCYSSRQRDLCMSDDSSLSDAVALDDDSDSAPFSPAVLGSSMDSGFQCLTLLPKNGPKQSSSSSSLDYDASPIQNSPWKESSLDQPYQKQKPSHSVCSSRSSSSPTGSPTDTRMAELPPAPQFVFKSVRNNQPNSAPSTPELPLRRQFSQSFRLPRSKPELTKASSDLGRGRTKLPQRRVTDFTLAYSVQRLYQCSSEDSSSELSISSYSSSSSREMTTETPKPCPPPYGYHLTTPNKGPSQIHTHSTLKNNNKNPPHLVPGPNRVKIINGTLLQADMARLQHNSQSDPVHTNKPQHVGVTSPKQMLKPPPPYTKVVRTTSLREYPNHPSRVLPRDLVSGDLKTWHQKNNIGISKPRSLERQGSIRIKRPEPPPYHQIPSQKQVILQRASDGTPLQWYEEEDSEIVSQV; via the exons atggatTGTAAGGAGGAGATCAGTGACTCTGACAGCGGGATCATTTTGAACTCTG GCCCAGACAGTCCCACGTCTCCGGTGAAGGACCTGAGCACTCACACACGTGCCATGAGGCTGAAGCAGCAAGCCCTTGAGGACAGACTGGAGCTTTGTGTCCTGGAGCTAAAGAAACTCTGCATTAGAGAGGCT GAGCTGACTGGAAAGCTGCCCCCCGAATACCCTCTCCTGCCGGACGAGAAGCCTCCGCAAGTCCGGCGACGCATCGGAGCCACTTTCAAACTGGATGAGGGTTTTATTTCACAAGATGGCGAG GAGTCTGAGCTGCACGCGCTCGAGGCTGATCTCGCCCTGCAGCGGCAGATTTATGAGGCAGCCCGAAAGCTCTCCCTCGAGGAGCACATCAGCAAACCGGTGAAGAAAAGCCGACTGCAGCAGTGTAAACGTGAAGAGAAGAAGCTGAAAGAGCTGCAGGATGCGATACTGAAACACCGCATCAACCACGGCTGTGTCTCTCCACAGACCTGCTATTCTTCCAGACAGAGAG ATCTTTGTATGTCTGATGACAGCTCACTGTCTGATGCTGTTGCCTTAGATGATG ACTCAGACTCTGCTCCCTTTTCTCCAGCCGTTCTGGGGTCTTCCATGGACAGCGGTTTCCAATGTCTGACTCTCTTGCCCAAAAACGGCCCAAAGCAATCGAGCTCCAGTTCCAGTCTGGACTATGATGCCTCACCCATCCAGAACTCTCCATGGAAGGAGTCCAGCCTGGACCAGCCCTACCAGAAACAAAAACCTTCTCACTCTGTCTGCAGCAGCCGCTCAAG CAGCAGTCCAACAGGCTCACCAACAGACACAAGAATGGCAGAACTTCCTCCAGCACCCCAGTTTGTGTTTAAGAGTGTGCGAAACAATCAGCCAAACAGCGCCCCCTCCACCCCAGAGCTGCCACTGCGCCGACAGTTCTCACAGTCCTTCAG GCTTCCCAGAAGCAAACCAGAGTTGACCAAGGCCAGTTCAGACCTGGGACGGGGCCGGACCAAGTTGCCACAACGACGAGTGACAGATTTCACATTAGCCTACTCAGTTCAACGTTTATATCAGTGCAGCTCTGAAGACAGCAGCTCTGAGCTTTCCATTTCCTCATACAGCAGTTCCTCCAGCCGAGAGATGACCACCGAGACACCTAAACCCTGTCCGCCTCCATATGGCTACCATCTTACCACTCCAAATAAAGGACCAAGCCAGATCCACACCCACAGTAcactcaaaaacaacaacaaaaacccacCTCACCTTGTGCCCGGCCCCAATCGAGTGAAGATTATCAATGGGACTCTACTTCAGGCAGACATGGCAAGGCTGCAACATAATTCACAATCTGATCCTGTACATACTAATAAACCTCAACATGTCGGGGTTACCTCACCCAAACAAATGCTCAAGCCTCCCCCGCCATACACAAAGGTGGTCCGTACGACATCACTAAGAGAATATCCCAACCACCCCAGCCGTGTGCTTCCTCGAGATTTGGTATCAGGGGATCTAAAAACCTGGCACCAGAAAAACAATATAGGCATATCCAAACCCCGCTCACTTGAACGGCAGGGATCGATTCGAATCAAGCGTCCAGAGCCTCCGCCCTACCACCAGATTCCCTCTCAAAAACAG GTGATTCTGCAAAGGGCTTCGGATGGAACGCCGCTGCAGTGGTACGAAGAAGAAGACTCTGAGATCGTGAGTCAGGTGTAA
- the LOC113100744 gene encoding innate immunity activator protein-like isoform X5, translating to MDCKEEISDSDSGIILNSGPDSPTSPVKDLSTHTRAMRLKQQALEDRLELCVLELKKLCIREAELTGKLPPEYPLLPDEKPPQVRRRIGATFKLDEGFISQDGEESELHALEADLALQRQIYEAARKLSLEEHISKPVKKSRLQQCKREEKKLKELQDAILKHRINHGCVSPQTCYSSRQRDLCMSDDSSLSDAVALDDDSDSAPFSPAVLGSSMDSGFQCLTLLPKNGPKQSSSSSSLDYDASPIQNSPWKESSLDQPYQKQKPSHSVCSSRSSSPTGSPTDTRMAELPPAPQFVFKSVRNNQPNSAPSTPELPLRRQFSQSFRLPRSKPELTKASSDLGRGRTKLPQRRVTDFTLAYSVQRLYQCSSEDSSSELSISSYSSSSSREMTTETPKPCPPPYGYHLTTPNKGPSQIHTHSTLKNNNKNPPHLVPGPNRVKIINGTLLQADMARLQHNSQSDPVHTNKPQHVGVTSPKQMLKPPPPYTKVVRTTSLREYPNHPSRVLPRDLVSGDLKTWHQKNNIGISKPRSLERQGSIRIKRPEPPPYHQIPSQKQVILQRASDGTPLQWYEEEDSEIVSQV from the exons atggatTGTAAGGAGGAGATCAGTGACTCTGACAGCGGGATCATTTTGAACTCTG GCCCAGACAGTCCCACGTCTCCGGTGAAGGACCTGAGCACTCACACACGTGCCATGAGGCTGAAGCAGCAAGCCCTTGAGGACAGACTGGAGCTTTGTGTCCTGGAGCTAAAGAAACTCTGCATTAGAGAGGCT GAGCTGACTGGAAAGCTGCCCCCCGAATACCCTCTCCTGCCGGACGAGAAGCCTCCGCAAGTCCGGCGACGCATCGGAGCCACTTTCAAACTGGATGAGGGTTTTATTTCACAAGATGGCGAG GAGTCTGAGCTGCACGCGCTCGAGGCTGATCTCGCCCTGCAGCGGCAGATTTATGAGGCAGCCCGAAAGCTCTCCCTCGAGGAGCACATCAGCAAACCGGTGAAGAAAAGCCGACTGCAGCAGTGTAAACGTGAAGAGAAGAAGCTGAAAGAGCTGCAGGATGCGATACTGAAACACCGCATCAACCACGGCTGTGTCTCTCCACAGACCTGCTATTCTTCCAGACAGAGAG ATCTTTGTATGTCTGATGACAGCTCACTGTCTGATGCTGTTGCCTTAGATGATG ACTCAGACTCTGCTCCCTTTTCTCCAGCCGTTCTGGGGTCTTCCATGGACAGCGGTTTCCAATGTCTGACTCTCTTGCCCAAAAACGGCCCAAAGCAATCGAGCTCCAGTTCCAGTCTGGACTATGATGCCTCACCCATCCAGAACTCTCCATGGAAGGAGTCCAGCCTGGACCAGCCCTACCAGAAACAAAAACCTTCTCACTCTGTCTGCAGCAGCCGCTCAAG CAGTCCAACAGGCTCACCAACAGACACAAGAATGGCAGAACTTCCTCCAGCACCCCAGTTTGTGTTTAAGAGTGTGCGAAACAATCAGCCAAACAGCGCCCCCTCCACCCCAGAGCTGCCACTGCGCCGACAGTTCTCACAGTCCTTCAG GCTTCCCAGAAGCAAACCAGAGTTGACCAAGGCCAGTTCAGACCTGGGACGGGGCCGGACCAAGTTGCCACAACGACGAGTGACAGATTTCACATTAGCCTACTCAGTTCAACGTTTATATCAGTGCAGCTCTGAAGACAGCAGCTCTGAGCTTTCCATTTCCTCATACAGCAGTTCCTCCAGCCGAGAGATGACCACCGAGACACCTAAACCCTGTCCGCCTCCATATGGCTACCATCTTACCACTCCAAATAAAGGACCAAGCCAGATCCACACCCACAGTAcactcaaaaacaacaacaaaaacccacCTCACCTTGTGCCCGGCCCCAATCGAGTGAAGATTATCAATGGGACTCTACTTCAGGCAGACATGGCAAGGCTGCAACATAATTCACAATCTGATCCTGTACATACTAATAAACCTCAACATGTCGGGGTTACCTCACCCAAACAAATGCTCAAGCCTCCCCCGCCATACACAAAGGTGGTCCGTACGACATCACTAAGAGAATATCCCAACCACCCCAGCCGTGTGCTTCCTCGAGATTTGGTATCAGGGGATCTAAAAACCTGGCACCAGAAAAACAATATAGGCATATCCAAACCCCGCTCACTTGAACGGCAGGGATCGATTCGAATCAAGCGTCCAGAGCCTCCGCCCTACCACCAGATTCCCTCTCAAAAACAG GTGATTCTGCAAAGGGCTTCGGATGGAACGCCGCTGCAGTGGTACGAAGAAGAAGACTCTGAGATCGTGAGTCAGGTGTAA
- the LOC113100744 gene encoding innate immunity activator protein-like isoform X4, whose protein sequence is MDCKEEISDSDSGIILNSGPDSPTSPVKDLSTHTRAMRLKQQALEDRLELCVLELKKLCIREAELTGKLPPEYPLLPDEKPPQVRRRIGATFKLDEGFISQDGEESELHALEADLALQRQIYEAARKLSLEEHISKPVKKSRLQQCKREEKKLKELQDAILKHRINHGCVSPQTCYSSRQRDLCMSDDSSLSDAVALDDAVLGSSMDSGFQCLTLLPKNGPKQSSSSSSLDYDASPIQNSPWKESSLDQPYQKQKPSHSVCSSRSSSSPTGSPTDTRMAELPPAPQFVFKSVRNNQPNSAPSTPELPLRRQFSQSFRLPRSKPELTKASSDLGRGRTKLPQRRVTDFTLAYSVQRLYQCSSEDSSSELSISSYSSSSSREMTTETPKPCPPPYGYHLTTPNKGPSQIHTHSTLKNNNKNPPHLVPGPNRVKIINGTLLQADMARLQHNSQSDPVHTNKPQHVGVTSPKQMLKPPPPYTKVVRTTSLREYPNHPSRVLPRDLVSGDLKTWHQKNNIGISKPRSLERQGSIRIKRPEPPPYHQIPSQKQKVILQRASDGTPLQWYEEEDSEIVSQV, encoded by the exons atggatTGTAAGGAGGAGATCAGTGACTCTGACAGCGGGATCATTTTGAACTCTG GCCCAGACAGTCCCACGTCTCCGGTGAAGGACCTGAGCACTCACACACGTGCCATGAGGCTGAAGCAGCAAGCCCTTGAGGACAGACTGGAGCTTTGTGTCCTGGAGCTAAAGAAACTCTGCATTAGAGAGGCT GAGCTGACTGGAAAGCTGCCCCCCGAATACCCTCTCCTGCCGGACGAGAAGCCTCCGCAAGTCCGGCGACGCATCGGAGCCACTTTCAAACTGGATGAGGGTTTTATTTCACAAGATGGCGAG GAGTCTGAGCTGCACGCGCTCGAGGCTGATCTCGCCCTGCAGCGGCAGATTTATGAGGCAGCCCGAAAGCTCTCCCTCGAGGAGCACATCAGCAAACCGGTGAAGAAAAGCCGACTGCAGCAGTGTAAACGTGAAGAGAAGAAGCTGAAAGAGCTGCAGGATGCGATACTGAAACACCGCATCAACCACGGCTGTGTCTCTCCACAGACCTGCTATTCTTCCAGACAGAGAG ATCTTTGTATGTCTGATGACAGCTCACTGTCTGATGCTGTTGCCTTAGATGATG CCGTTCTGGGGTCTTCCATGGACAGCGGTTTCCAATGTCTGACTCTCTTGCCCAAAAACGGCCCAAAGCAATCGAGCTCCAGTTCCAGTCTGGACTATGATGCCTCACCCATCCAGAACTCTCCATGGAAGGAGTCCAGCCTGGACCAGCCCTACCAGAAACAAAAACCTTCTCACTCTGTCTGCAGCAGCCGCTCAAG CAGCAGTCCAACAGGCTCACCAACAGACACAAGAATGGCAGAACTTCCTCCAGCACCCCAGTTTGTGTTTAAGAGTGTGCGAAACAATCAGCCAAACAGCGCCCCCTCCACCCCAGAGCTGCCACTGCGCCGACAGTTCTCACAGTCCTTCAG GCTTCCCAGAAGCAAACCAGAGTTGACCAAGGCCAGTTCAGACCTGGGACGGGGCCGGACCAAGTTGCCACAACGACGAGTGACAGATTTCACATTAGCCTACTCAGTTCAACGTTTATATCAGTGCAGCTCTGAAGACAGCAGCTCTGAGCTTTCCATTTCCTCATACAGCAGTTCCTCCAGCCGAGAGATGACCACCGAGACACCTAAACCCTGTCCGCCTCCATATGGCTACCATCTTACCACTCCAAATAAAGGACCAAGCCAGATCCACACCCACAGTAcactcaaaaacaacaacaaaaacccacCTCACCTTGTGCCCGGCCCCAATCGAGTGAAGATTATCAATGGGACTCTACTTCAGGCAGACATGGCAAGGCTGCAACATAATTCACAATCTGATCCTGTACATACTAATAAACCTCAACATGTCGGGGTTACCTCACCCAAACAAATGCTCAAGCCTCCCCCGCCATACACAAAGGTGGTCCGTACGACATCACTAAGAGAATATCCCAACCACCCCAGCCGTGTGCTTCCTCGAGATTTGGTATCAGGGGATCTAAAAACCTGGCACCAGAAAAACAATATAGGCATATCCAAACCCCGCTCACTTGAACGGCAGGGATCGATTCGAATCAAGCGTCCAGAGCCTCCGCCCTACCACCAGATTCCCTCTCAAAAACAG AAGGTGATTCTGCAAAGGGCTTCGGATGGAACGCCGCTGCAGTGGTACGAAGAAGAAGACTCTGAGATCGTGAGTCAGGTGTAA
- the LOC113100744 gene encoding innate immunity activator protein-like isoform X1, translating to MDCKEEISDSDSGIILNSGPDSPTSPVKDLSTHTRAMRLKQQALEDRLELCVLELKKLCIREAELTGKLPPEYPLLPDEKPPQVRRRIGATFKLDEGFISQDGEESELHALEADLALQRQIYEAARKLSLEEHISKPVKKSRLQQCKREEKKLKELQDAILKHRINHGCVSPQTCYSSRQRDLCMSDDSSLSDAVALDDDSDSAPFSPAVLGSSMDSGFQCLTLLPKNGPKQSSSSSSLDYDASPIQNSPWKESSLDQPYQKQKPSHSVCSSRSSSSPTGSPTDTRMAELPPAPQFVFKSVRNNQPNSAPSTPELPLRRQFSQSFRLPRSKPELTKASSDLGRGRTKLPQRRVTDFTLAYSVQRLYQCSSEDSSSELSISSYSSSSSREMTTETPKPCPPPYGYHLTTPNKGPSQIHTHSTLKNNNKNPPHLVPGPNRVKIINGTLLQADMARLQHNSQSDPVHTNKPQHVGVTSPKQMLKPPPPYTKVVRTTSLREYPNHPSRVLPRDLVSGDLKTWHQKNNIGISKPRSLERQGSIRIKRPEPPPYHQIPSQKQKVILQRASDGTPLQWYEEEDSEIVSQV from the exons atggatTGTAAGGAGGAGATCAGTGACTCTGACAGCGGGATCATTTTGAACTCTG GCCCAGACAGTCCCACGTCTCCGGTGAAGGACCTGAGCACTCACACACGTGCCATGAGGCTGAAGCAGCAAGCCCTTGAGGACAGACTGGAGCTTTGTGTCCTGGAGCTAAAGAAACTCTGCATTAGAGAGGCT GAGCTGACTGGAAAGCTGCCCCCCGAATACCCTCTCCTGCCGGACGAGAAGCCTCCGCAAGTCCGGCGACGCATCGGAGCCACTTTCAAACTGGATGAGGGTTTTATTTCACAAGATGGCGAG GAGTCTGAGCTGCACGCGCTCGAGGCTGATCTCGCCCTGCAGCGGCAGATTTATGAGGCAGCCCGAAAGCTCTCCCTCGAGGAGCACATCAGCAAACCGGTGAAGAAAAGCCGACTGCAGCAGTGTAAACGTGAAGAGAAGAAGCTGAAAGAGCTGCAGGATGCGATACTGAAACACCGCATCAACCACGGCTGTGTCTCTCCACAGACCTGCTATTCTTCCAGACAGAGAG ATCTTTGTATGTCTGATGACAGCTCACTGTCTGATGCTGTTGCCTTAGATGATG ACTCAGACTCTGCTCCCTTTTCTCCAGCCGTTCTGGGGTCTTCCATGGACAGCGGTTTCCAATGTCTGACTCTCTTGCCCAAAAACGGCCCAAAGCAATCGAGCTCCAGTTCCAGTCTGGACTATGATGCCTCACCCATCCAGAACTCTCCATGGAAGGAGTCCAGCCTGGACCAGCCCTACCAGAAACAAAAACCTTCTCACTCTGTCTGCAGCAGCCGCTCAAG CAGCAGTCCAACAGGCTCACCAACAGACACAAGAATGGCAGAACTTCCTCCAGCACCCCAGTTTGTGTTTAAGAGTGTGCGAAACAATCAGCCAAACAGCGCCCCCTCCACCCCAGAGCTGCCACTGCGCCGACAGTTCTCACAGTCCTTCAG GCTTCCCAGAAGCAAACCAGAGTTGACCAAGGCCAGTTCAGACCTGGGACGGGGCCGGACCAAGTTGCCACAACGACGAGTGACAGATTTCACATTAGCCTACTCAGTTCAACGTTTATATCAGTGCAGCTCTGAAGACAGCAGCTCTGAGCTTTCCATTTCCTCATACAGCAGTTCCTCCAGCCGAGAGATGACCACCGAGACACCTAAACCCTGTCCGCCTCCATATGGCTACCATCTTACCACTCCAAATAAAGGACCAAGCCAGATCCACACCCACAGTAcactcaaaaacaacaacaaaaacccacCTCACCTTGTGCCCGGCCCCAATCGAGTGAAGATTATCAATGGGACTCTACTTCAGGCAGACATGGCAAGGCTGCAACATAATTCACAATCTGATCCTGTACATACTAATAAACCTCAACATGTCGGGGTTACCTCACCCAAACAAATGCTCAAGCCTCCCCCGCCATACACAAAGGTGGTCCGTACGACATCACTAAGAGAATATCCCAACCACCCCAGCCGTGTGCTTCCTCGAGATTTGGTATCAGGGGATCTAAAAACCTGGCACCAGAAAAACAATATAGGCATATCCAAACCCCGCTCACTTGAACGGCAGGGATCGATTCGAATCAAGCGTCCAGAGCCTCCGCCCTACCACCAGATTCCCTCTCAAAAACAG AAGGTGATTCTGCAAAGGGCTTCGGATGGAACGCCGCTGCAGTGGTACGAAGAAGAAGACTCTGAGATCGTGAGTCAGGTGTAA
- the LOC113100744 gene encoding innate immunity activator protein-like isoform X2 — protein sequence MDCKEEISDSDSGIILNSGPDSPTSPVKDLSTHTRAMRLKQQALEDRLELCVLELKKLCIREAELTGKLPPEYPLLPDEKPPQVRRRIGATFKLDEGFISQDGEESELHALEADLALQRQIYEAARKLSLEEHISKPVKKSRLQQCKREEKKLKELQDAILKHRINHGCVSPQTCYSSRQRDLCMSDDSSLSDAVALDDDSDSAPFSPAVLGSSMDSGFQCLTLLPKNGPKQSSSSSSLDYDASPIQNSPWKESSLDQPYQKQKPSHSVCSSRSSSPTGSPTDTRMAELPPAPQFVFKSVRNNQPNSAPSTPELPLRRQFSQSFRLPRSKPELTKASSDLGRGRTKLPQRRVTDFTLAYSVQRLYQCSSEDSSSELSISSYSSSSSREMTTETPKPCPPPYGYHLTTPNKGPSQIHTHSTLKNNNKNPPHLVPGPNRVKIINGTLLQADMARLQHNSQSDPVHTNKPQHVGVTSPKQMLKPPPPYTKVVRTTSLREYPNHPSRVLPRDLVSGDLKTWHQKNNIGISKPRSLERQGSIRIKRPEPPPYHQIPSQKQKVILQRASDGTPLQWYEEEDSEIVSQV from the exons atggatTGTAAGGAGGAGATCAGTGACTCTGACAGCGGGATCATTTTGAACTCTG GCCCAGACAGTCCCACGTCTCCGGTGAAGGACCTGAGCACTCACACACGTGCCATGAGGCTGAAGCAGCAAGCCCTTGAGGACAGACTGGAGCTTTGTGTCCTGGAGCTAAAGAAACTCTGCATTAGAGAGGCT GAGCTGACTGGAAAGCTGCCCCCCGAATACCCTCTCCTGCCGGACGAGAAGCCTCCGCAAGTCCGGCGACGCATCGGAGCCACTTTCAAACTGGATGAGGGTTTTATTTCACAAGATGGCGAG GAGTCTGAGCTGCACGCGCTCGAGGCTGATCTCGCCCTGCAGCGGCAGATTTATGAGGCAGCCCGAAAGCTCTCCCTCGAGGAGCACATCAGCAAACCGGTGAAGAAAAGCCGACTGCAGCAGTGTAAACGTGAAGAGAAGAAGCTGAAAGAGCTGCAGGATGCGATACTGAAACACCGCATCAACCACGGCTGTGTCTCTCCACAGACCTGCTATTCTTCCAGACAGAGAG ATCTTTGTATGTCTGATGACAGCTCACTGTCTGATGCTGTTGCCTTAGATGATG ACTCAGACTCTGCTCCCTTTTCTCCAGCCGTTCTGGGGTCTTCCATGGACAGCGGTTTCCAATGTCTGACTCTCTTGCCCAAAAACGGCCCAAAGCAATCGAGCTCCAGTTCCAGTCTGGACTATGATGCCTCACCCATCCAGAACTCTCCATGGAAGGAGTCCAGCCTGGACCAGCCCTACCAGAAACAAAAACCTTCTCACTCTGTCTGCAGCAGCCGCTCAAG CAGTCCAACAGGCTCACCAACAGACACAAGAATGGCAGAACTTCCTCCAGCACCCCAGTTTGTGTTTAAGAGTGTGCGAAACAATCAGCCAAACAGCGCCCCCTCCACCCCAGAGCTGCCACTGCGCCGACAGTTCTCACAGTCCTTCAG GCTTCCCAGAAGCAAACCAGAGTTGACCAAGGCCAGTTCAGACCTGGGACGGGGCCGGACCAAGTTGCCACAACGACGAGTGACAGATTTCACATTAGCCTACTCAGTTCAACGTTTATATCAGTGCAGCTCTGAAGACAGCAGCTCTGAGCTTTCCATTTCCTCATACAGCAGTTCCTCCAGCCGAGAGATGACCACCGAGACACCTAAACCCTGTCCGCCTCCATATGGCTACCATCTTACCACTCCAAATAAAGGACCAAGCCAGATCCACACCCACAGTAcactcaaaaacaacaacaaaaacccacCTCACCTTGTGCCCGGCCCCAATCGAGTGAAGATTATCAATGGGACTCTACTTCAGGCAGACATGGCAAGGCTGCAACATAATTCACAATCTGATCCTGTACATACTAATAAACCTCAACATGTCGGGGTTACCTCACCCAAACAAATGCTCAAGCCTCCCCCGCCATACACAAAGGTGGTCCGTACGACATCACTAAGAGAATATCCCAACCACCCCAGCCGTGTGCTTCCTCGAGATTTGGTATCAGGGGATCTAAAAACCTGGCACCAGAAAAACAATATAGGCATATCCAAACCCCGCTCACTTGAACGGCAGGGATCGATTCGAATCAAGCGTCCAGAGCCTCCGCCCTACCACCAGATTCCCTCTCAAAAACAG AAGGTGATTCTGCAAAGGGCTTCGGATGGAACGCCGCTGCAGTGGTACGAAGAAGAAGACTCTGAGATCGTGAGTCAGGTGTAA
- the LOC113100746 gene encoding uncharacterized protein C1orf194 homolog: MPQERDPFPFPRYENDYTFTGSKEMQILPYDKPTHLAQNDEPWRRLHNRMTQASSRRNVFHYDTKAPKDSLDIHLKSTYDHHLGLFQNKNQILTQKETLALDNGALKNKELEESLCETEDTRLKVWVDSQKASIYSIKGSIESHHTASTNRGYSRKHDGGFYST, from the exons atgcCACAAGAACGAGATCCTTTTCCATTCCCGCGATATGAGAACGATTATACATTTACAGGGAGTAAGGAAATGCAG ATATTGCCATACGACAAGCCAACCCACCTCGCACAAAATGACGAACCCTGGAGGAGACTCCATAACAGGATGACACAGGCCAGTTCTCGCAGAAATGTCTTTCATTATGACACTAAA GCACCAAAGGACAGTCTGGACATTCATCTAAAGTCCACATACGATCATCATCTAggattatttcaaaacaaaaatcaaatccTGACGCAGAAGGAAACTCTTGCGTTGGATAATGG GGCACTGAAAAACAAAGAATTAGAAGAATCGTTGTGTGAGACTGAAGACACACGATTGAAAGTGTGGGTCGATAGCCAGAAGGCTTCTATATACAGTATCAAAGGGTCCATAG AGTCTCATCACACCGCCTCTACAAACCGAGGTTACTCTCGTAAGCACGATGGCGGCTTTTACTCGACATAA